One region of Lampris incognitus isolate fLamInc1 chromosome 12, fLamInc1.hap2, whole genome shotgun sequence genomic DNA includes:
- the LOC130121443 gene encoding myosin heavy chain, fast skeletal muscle-like, whose amino-acid sequence MSTDAEMAIYGKAAIYLRKPEKERIEAQNKPFDAKSAAYVADVKELYLKCTILKKDGGKVTVKVLDTQDERTVKEDDVTPMNPPKYDKIEDMAMMTHLNEASVLYNLKERYAAWMIYTYSGLFCATVNPYKWLPVYDSEVVAAYRGKKRMEAPPHIFSVSDNAYQNMLTDRENQSVLITGESGAGKTVNTKRVIQYFATISVGGDKKKEQTSGKMQGSLEDQIIAANPLLEAYGNAKTVRNDNSSRFGKFIRIHFGTSGKLSSADIETYLLEKSRVTFQLPDERGYHIFYQMMTNHKPELIEMTLITTNPYDFPMCSQGQITVASIDDKEELVATDTAIDILGFTNEEKMYIYKLTGAVLHHGNMKFKQKQREEQAEPDGTEDADKVAYLLGLNSADMLKALCYPRVKVGNEFVTKGQTVPQVHNSVSALAKSIYERMFLWMVIRINQMLDTKQPRQFFIGVLDIAGFEIFDFNSMEQLCINFTNEKLQQFFNHHMFVLEQEEYKKEGIIWEFIDFGMDLAACIELIEKPMGIFSILEEECMFPKASDTTFKNKLYDQHLGKNKAFEKPKPAKGKAEAHFSLVHYAGTVDYNIAGWLDKNKDPLNDSVVQLYQKSGVKLLPVLYPPVVEEAGGGKKGGKKKGGSMQTVSSQFRENLGKLMTNLRSTHPHFVRCLIPNESKTPGLMENFLVIHQLRCNGVLEGIRICRKGFPSRILYGDFKQRYKVLNASVIPEGQFIDNKKASEKLLGSIDVDHEQYKFGHTKVFFKAGLLGTLEEMRDEKLASLVSMTQALCRAYLMRKEFVKMMERREAVYTIQYNVRSFMNVKHWPWMKVYYKIKPLLKTAETEKELANMKENYEKMTSDLAAALAKKKELEEKMVSLMQEKNDLQLQVASESENLSDAEERCEGLIKSKIQLEAKLKETTERLEDEEEINAELTAKKRKLEDECSELKKDIDDLELTLAKVEKEKHATENKVKNLTEEMASQDESIAKLTKEKKALQEAHQQTLDDLQAEEDKVNTLTKSKTKLEQQVDDLEGSLEQEKKLRMDLERAKRKLEGDLKLAQESIMDLENDKQQSDEKLKKKDFETSQLLSKIEDEQSLGAQLQKKIKELQARIEELEEEIEAERAARAKVEKQRADLSRELEEISERLEEAGGATAAQIEMNKKREAEFQKLRRDLEESTLQHEATAAALRKKQADSVAELGEQIDNLQRVKQKLEKEKSEYKMEIDDLSSNMEAVAKAKGNLEKMCRTFEDQLSELKSKNDENVRQINDISGQRARLMTENGEFGRQLEEKEALVSQLSRGKQAFTQQIEELKRQIEEEVKAKNALAHGVQSARHDCDLLREQFEEEQEAKAELQRGMSKANSEVAQWRTKYETDAIQRTEELEESKKKLAQRLQEAEEQIEAVNSKCASLEKTKQRLQGEVEDLMIDVERANGLAANLDKKQRNFDKVLAEWKQKYEEGQAELEGAQKEARSLSTELFKMKNSYEEALDQLETMKRENKNLQQEISDLTEQIGETGKSIHELEKSKKQVETEKAEIQTALEEAEGTLEHEESKILRVQLELNQIKGEVDRKLAEKDEEMEQIKRNSQRVTDSMQSTLDSEVRSRNDALRIKKKMEGDLNEMEIQLSHANRQAAEAQKQLRNVQGQLKDAQLHLDDALRAQEDLKEQAAMVDRRNGLMVAEIEELRAALEQTERGRKVAEQELVDASERVGLLHSQNTSLLNTKKKLETDLVQVQSEVDDTVQEARNAEEKAKKAITDAAMMAEELKKEQDTSSHLERMKKNLEVTVKDLQHRLDEAENLAMKGGKKQLQKLESRVRELETEVEAEQRRGGDAVKGVRKYERRVKELTYQTEEDKKNVTRLQDLVDKLQLKVKAYKRQAEEAEEQANSHLSKCRKIQHELEEAEERADIAESQVNKLRAKSRDSGKGKESAE is encoded by the exons ATGAGTACGGACGCGGAGATGGCCATTTATGGCAAGGCTGCCATTTATCTCCGTAAGCCTGAGAAAGAGAGGATTGAGGCTCAAAACAAACCTTTTGATGCCAAGAGTGCTGCATATGTGGCTGATGTTAAGGAGCTGTACCTCAAATGTACAATCCTGAAGAAAGACGGTGGCAAAGTCACCGTTAAAGTGCTTGACACCCAGGAC GAGAGAACAGTTAAGGAGGACGATGTGACCCCAATGAACCCTCCCAAATATGACAAAATTGAGGACATGGCCATGATGACCCATCTCAATGAAGCCTCTGTGCTGTACAACCTCAAAGAGCGTTATGCCGCATGGATGATTTAC aCCTACTCTGGGCTCTTTTGTGCCACCGTGAACCCCTACAAGTGGCTCCCAGTGTACGATTCTGAGGTTGTTGCTGCCTACAGAGGCAAAAAGCGTATGGAGGCTCCACCCCATATCTTCTCTGTCTCTGACAATGCCTATCAGAACATGCTTACTG ACAGGGAGAATCAGTCTGTGTTGATCAC TGGAGAATCTGGTGCTGGAAAGACTGTGAACACTAAGCGTGTCATTCAGTACTTTGCCACAATCTCTGTGGGTGGAGACAAGAAGAAGGAGCAAACTTCTGGGAAGATGCAG GGCTCACTGGAGGATCAGATTATTGCAGCTAATCCCTTGCTGGAGGCCTACGGTAATGCCAAGACTGTGAGGAATGACAACTCCTCTCGCTTT GGTAAATTCATCAGAATCCATTTTGGCACTTCTGGTAAACTGTCTAGTGCCGATATTGAGACTT ATCTGCTGGAGAAGTCCAGAGTGACATTCCAGCTTCCAGATGAGAGAGGCTACCACATCTTCTACCAGATGATGACCAACCACAAACCTGAGCTGATTG AAATGACGCTCATCACCACCAACCCATATGATTTCCCCATGTGCAGCCAGGGTCAGATCACTGTGGCTAGCATTGATGACAAAGAAGAGTTGGTTGCTACTGAT ACAGCCATTGATATCCTGGGCTTCACCAATGAGGAGAAGATGTACATCTATAAGCTGACAGGTGCAGTGCTTCACCATGGTAACATGAAGTTCAAGCAGAAGCAGCGTGAGGAGCAGGCTGAGCCAGATGGCACAGAGG ATGCCGACAAGGTAGCCTATCTACTGGGCCTGAACTCTGCTGACATGCTAAAGGCTCTGTGCTACCCCAGAGTGAAGGTCGGAAATGAGTTCgtcacaaaaggacagactgtgcctCAG GTTCATAACTCAGTGAGTGCCCTGGCTAAGTCTATCTATGAGAGGATGTTCTTGTGGATGGTCATCCGTATCAATCAGATGCTGGACACCAAGCAGCCAAGGCAGTTCTTCATTGGTGTCCTGGACATTGCTGGTTTTGAGATCTTTGAT TTCAACAGCATGGAGCAGCTGTGCATTAACTTCACCAATGAGAAGCTTCAGCAGTTCTTCAATCACCACATGTTTGTTCTGGAGCAAGAGGAGTACAAGAAGGAGGGTATCATTTGGGAGTTTATTGACTTTGGCATGGACTTGGCTGCCTGCATTGAGCTTATTGAGAAG CCCATGGGTATCTTCTCCATCCTTGAAGAGGAGTGCATGTTCCCTAAGGCTTCAGACACAACCTTCAAAAACAAGCTGTatgaccagcatcttggaaaGAACAAAGCTTTTGAGAAGCCAAAACCTGCCAAGGGCAAAGCTGAGGCCCACTTCTCTCTGGTGCACTATGCTGGAACTGTGGACTACAATATTGCTGGGTGGCTGGACAAGAACAAGGATCCTCTGAACGACTCTGTTGTGCAGCTGTATCAGAAGTCTGGAGTTAAATTGCTGCCTGTTCTGTATCCccctgttgttgaag AGGCTGGAGGTGGCAAGAAGGGAGGCAAGAAGAAGGGTGGTTCTATGCAGACTGTGTCTTCACAGTTCAGG GAAAACTTGGGAAAGCTGATGACTAACTTGAGAAGCACCCATCCTCACTTTGTGCGTTGCCTGATTCCCAATGAGTCAAAAACTCCAG GTCTGATGGAGAACTTCTTGGTTATCCACCAGCTGAGATGTAACGGGGTACTGGAGGGTATCAGAATTTGCAGAAAAGGTTTTCCCAGCAGAATCCTCTATGGTGACTTCAAGCAAAG GTACAAAGTGTTGAATGCCAGTGTCATCCCTGAGGGCCAGTTCATTGACAACAAGAAGGCTTCTGAGAAGCTTCTTGGGTCAATTGATGTTGATCATGAGCAGTACAAGTTTGGACACACCAAG GTGTTCTTCAAAGCTGGTCTGCTGGGTACTCTTGAGGAGATGCGAGATGAGAAGCTTGCTTCTCTGGTCTCCATGACTCAGGCCCTCTGCCGTGCTTACCTAATGAGAAAGGAGTTTGTTAAAATGATGGAACGTAG GGAAGCCGTTTACAccatccagtacaacgtccgctctTTCATGAATGTCAAACACTGGCCATGGATGAAGGTGTACTACAAGATCAAGCCTCTTTTGAAGACTGCTGAAACTGAGAAGGAGCTTGCCAATATGAAGGAGAACTATGAGAAAATGACATCAGACCTGGCTGCTGCTCTGGCCAAGAAGAAGGAACTGGAGGAGAAGATGGTTTCTCTTATGCAAGAGAAGAATGACCTGCAGCTGCAAGTCGCATCT GAATCAGAGAATCTGTCAGATGCTGAGGAGAGATGCGAAGGACTTATCAAGAGTAAGATCCAACTGGAGGCTAAACTCAAAGAGACAACTGAGAgactggaggatgaggaggaaattAATGCTGAGCTTACTGCCAAGAAGAGGAAGTTGGAGGATGAATGCTCTGAGCTTAAGAAAGATATTGACGACCTGGAGCTTACCTTGGCCAAAGTGGAGAAGGAGAAACATGCCACCGAGAACAAG GTGAAGAACCTGACTGAGGAGATGGCCTCTCAGGATGAAAGCATTGCTAAGCTGACAAAGGAGAAAAAAGCCCTTCAAGAGGCACATCAACAGACTCTTGATGATCTACAGGCAGAGGAAGACAAAGTCAATACTTTGACCAAATCCAAAACCAAGCTTGAGCAGCAAGTGGATGAT CTTGAAGGTTCGCTGGAGCAAGAGAAGAAGCTCCGCATGGACCTTGAGAGAGCCAAGAGGAAGCTTGAGGGTGATCTGAAACTTGCTCAGGAATCCATCATGGACCTTGAGAATGACAAACAGCAGTCTGACGAAAAACTGAAGAA GAAGGACTTTGAGACAAGCCAGCTTCTGAGTAAGATTGAGGATGAGCAATCTTTGGGTGCTCAGCTACAAAAGAAGATCAAGGAGCTCCAG GCTCGTATTGAGGAACTGGAGGAAGAAATTGAGGCTGAGCGTGCTGCTCGTGCCAAGGTCGAGAAGCAGAGAGCTGACCTCTCCAGGGAACTTGAAGAGATCAGTGAGAGACTTGAGgaggctggaggagccactgccgCTCAGATTGAGATGAACAAGAAGCGTGAAGCTGAGTTCCAGAAGCTGCGTCGTGACCTGGAGGAGTCTACTTTGCAACACGAAGCAACTGCTGCTGCACTCCGCAAGAAGCAGGCTGACAGTGTTGCAGAGCTGGGAGAGCAGATCGACAACCTGCAGCGTGTCAAGCAGAAGCTTGAGAAGGAGAAGAGTGAATACAAGATGGAGATAGATGACCTCTCCAGTAACATGGAGGCTGTTGCAAAGGCCAAG GGAAATCTTGAAAAGATGTGCCGCACCTTTGAAGACCAGCTTAGCGAACTCAAATCTAAGAATGATGAGAATGTTCGCCAGATAAATGATATAAGCGGTCAGAGGGCAAGGCTGATGACAGAGAATG GTGAGTTTGGTCGTCAGCTTGAAGAGAAGGAGGCTCTGGTCTCCCAGCTGTCCAGAGGCAAACAGGCCTTCACACAGCAGATTGAAGAgctgaagagacagatagaggaggAGGTTAAG GCCAAGAATGCACTTGCCCATGGCGTGCAATCCGCTCGCCATGACTGTGATCTTCTGAGGGAGCAGTTTgaagaggagcaggaggccaaGGCTGAGCTGCAGCGTGGAATGTCTAAGGCCAATAGTGAAGTGGCCCAGTGGAGAACCAAGTATGAAACAGATGCTATCCAGCGCACTGAGGAGCTTGAGGAGTCCAA GAAAAAGCTTGCCCAGCGTCtccaggaggctgaggagcagatTGAGGCTGTGAATTCCAAGTGTGCCTCACTGGAGAAGACCAAACAGAGACTCCAGGGtgaagtggaggacctcatgaTTGATGTGGAGAGAGCAAATGGTCTTGCTGCAAACCTTGACAAAAAGCAGAGAAACTTTGATAAG GTCTTGGCAGAATGGAAGCAGAAATATGAGGAGGGTCAGGCAGAACTTGAAGGAGCTCAGAAAGAGGCTCGTTCACTCAGCACGGAGCTGTTCAAGATGAAGAACTCCTATGAGGAGGCTCTGGATCAGCTGGAGACCATGAAGCGCGAGAACAAGAACCTGCAAC AGGAGATCTCAGATCTGACTGAGCAGATTGGTGAGACTGGAAAGAGCATCCATGAGCTGGAGAAATCCAAGaagcaggtggagacagagaaggCTGAGATCCAGACAGctcttgaggaggctgag GGAACTCTGGAACATGAAGAGTCCAAGATTCTACGTGTCCAGCTGGAACTCAACCAAATTAAGGGTGAGGTTGACAGGAAGCTGGCAGAGAAAGATGAGGAGATGGAGCAAATCAAGAGGAACAGCCAGAGGGTGACTGACTCCATGcagagcactctggactctgaggtCAGGAGCAGGAATGATGCCCTGAGAATTAAGAAGAAGATGGAGGGAGACCTGAATGAGATGGAGATTCAGCTGAGCCATGCTAACCGCCAGGCTGCTGAGGCCCAGAAGCAGCTGAGGAATGTTCAGGGACAACTTAAG GATGCCCAGTTGCACCTTGATGATGCTCTCAGAGCACAGGAGGATCTGAAGGAGCAGGCTGCCATGGTGGACCGTAGAAATGGTCTCATGGTGGCTGAAATTGAGGAGCTGAGGGCTGCTCTGGAACAGACGGAGAGAGGCCGCAAAGTGGCTGAACAAGAGCTGGTGGATGCTAGTGAACGTGTTGGACTGTTGCACTCTCAG AATACAAGCCTTCTGAACACAAAGAAGAAGCTTGAGACTGACCTCGTTCAGGTCCAAAGTGAAGTGGATGACACTGTCCAGGAAGCCAGAAATGCAGAAGAGAAGGCCAAGAAGGCCATCACTGAT GCTGCTATGATGGCTGAGGAGCTGAAGAAAGAGCAGGATACAAGTTCTCACCtagagaggatgaagaagaacctGGAGGTCACTGTTAAGGACCTGCAGCATCGTCTGGATGAAGCTGAGAACTTGGCCATGAAGGGTGGCAAGAAGCAACTCCAGAAACTGGAATCTAGG GTGCGTGAGCTGGAAACAGAAGTTGAGGCTGAACAGAGGCGTGGAGGAGATGCTGTTAAGGGTGTTCGCAAATATGAGAGGAGGGTGAAGGAACTTACATACCAG actgaagaggacaaAAAGAATGTCACTAGGCTGCAGGATCTAGTAGACAAACTTCAGCTGAAGGTGAAAGCCTACAAGAGGCAGGCTGAGGAAGCG GAGGAACAGGCCAATTCTCACCTGTCCAAGTGCAGGAAGATTCAGCATGAACTGGAGGAGGCTGAGGAACGTGCTGACATCGCTGAGTCTCAAGTCAACAAACTGAGAGCTAAGAGCCGGGACTCTGGCAAG GGAAAGGAATCTGCTGAATAG